The proteins below come from a single Triticum aestivum cultivar Chinese Spring chromosome 5D, IWGSC CS RefSeq v2.1, whole genome shotgun sequence genomic window:
- the LOC123124645 gene encoding uncharacterized protein: MKILGEQRKTLFLLCFIAVCGAVAKENRKGGRPNGGKYHRAISKTIQTEDGDIFDCIDIKSQPALDHPLLRNHSIQMEPSSHPIGLDGNSIPDTTLESSIHLVSCPLGTIPIWRSEQHYPIVDIKELTQQIYTRNITRNNKNNTASLAGLSRGQDIYGTTVSINVYDPEVYGTQDKSGGLTTIISGYSFDREHTNAVGVGWFVWQSNGGDKAARFHIFYDNGQKQCFDLKCPGFIHTSPNIPLGGKLSPISKYDGPQAHMNMFVYQDTNSNWWVKFGKESTVVGYWPGELFGYLKSKGTVGYWGGLVEGPTIKYKPPPMGSGHPASEGDGKAAYVKNIKIVTRDHQLVTPMSREFDVAVENPKCYSVAHKSDQDGGVHANWGGSGDCTL, translated from the exons ATGAAAATTCTCGGGGAACAAAGAAAGACGTTGTTTCTGCTATGTTTTATTGCAGTTTGTGGCGCAGTAGCCAAGGAAAATAGAAAAGGAGGAAGGCCTAATGGAGGAAAGTACCATCGGGCAATATCTAAGACAATCCAG ACAGAAGATGGTGACATTTTTGATTGCATAGATATCAAATCTCAGCCGGCACTCGACCATCCACTTCTTAGAAACCATTCAATACAG ATGGAACCAAGCTCACATCCTATTGGACTCGATGGCAACTCGATACCTGATACAACATTAGAGTCTAGTATCCATTTGGTTTCGTGTCCCTTGGGAACAATTCCAATATGGAGAAGTGAGCAGCACTATCCTATAGTTGACATTAAGGAACTAACTCAACAAATATACACAAGGAATATTACTCGAAATAATAAGAATAACACCGCTTCG TTGGCAGGTCTTAGCAGAGGCCAAGACATCTATGGAACTACCGTATCAATAAATGTCTATGACCCAGAAGTATATGGTACCCAAGATAAATCTGGAGGGCTTACAACTATAATAAGTGGTTATTCTTTTGATAGGGAGCATACCAATGCTGTTGGAGTCGGCTGGTTT GTTTGGCAAAGTAACGGAGGTGACAAGGCTGCTAGATTTCATATTTTCTAT GACAATGGACAAAAACAATGCTTTGATCTAAAATGCCCTGGATTTATACATACGAGTCCAAATATACCTTTAGGGGGGAAATTATCGCCAATCTCGAAGTACGATGGACCACAAGCTCATATGAACATGTTTGTTTATCAG GATACGAATTCAAACTGGTGGGTAAAATTCGGCAAGGAGAGCACTGTAGTCGGATATTGGCCAGGTGAACTCTTCGGTTACCTGAAATCGAAGGGTACTGTTGGCTACTGGGGTGGTTTGGTTGAAGGTCCTACAATTAAATATAAGCCACCACCCATGGGTAGCGGACACCCTGCTTCAGAGGGAGATGGTAAAGCAGCCTATGTGAAGAACATCAAAATTGTGACAAGAGATCACCAGCTCGTGACTCCAATGTCTCGCGAGTTTGACGTGGCCGTAGAAAATCCGAAGTGCTACTCGGTTGCTCACAAATCAGACCAAGACGGTGGAGTACATGCAAATTGGGGTGGTTCTGGGGATTGCACCCTTTGA